A single region of the Phalacrocorax carbo chromosome 4, bPhaCar2.1, whole genome shotgun sequence genome encodes:
- the HNRNPD gene encoding heterogeneous nuclear ribonucleoprotein D0 isoform X2, translating to MSEQQFAMDSAAAGAGGSSVEPAEQPEGLAGAGAGAGGADGGGGGGGGIESEGAKIDASKNEEDEGKMFIGGLSWDTTKKDLKDYFSKFGEVVDCTLKLDPITGRSRGFGFVLFKESESVDKVMDQKEHKLNGKVIDPKRAKAMKTKEPVKKIFVGGLSPDTPEEKIREYFGGFGEVESIELPMDNKTNKRRGFCFITFKEEEPVKKIMEKKYHNVGLSKCEIKVAMSKEQYQQQQQWGSRGGFVGRARGRGGGPSQNWNQGYSNYWNQGYGNYGYNSQGYGGYGGYDYTGYNNYYGYGDYSNQQSGYGKVSRRGGHQNSYKPY from the exons aTGTCGGAGCAGCAGTTCGCCATGGactcggcggcggcgggcgccggAGGCAGCTCGGTGGAGCCGGCGGAGCAGCCtgaggggctggcgggggccggggccggggcggggggcgccgacgggggaggcggcggcggcggtgggaTCGAGTCGGAGGGAGCCAAGATCGACGCCAGCAAGAACGAGGAGGACGAGGG gaaaatgtttattGGCGGCCTTAGCTGGGACACTACAAAGAAAGATCTGAAGGACTATTTCTCTAAATTCGGTGAAGTAGTAGACTGTACTCTGAAGTTAGATCCCATCACTGGGCGATCAAGAGGCTTCGGCTTTGTACTCTTCAAAGAATCGGAGAGCGTAGATAAG GTCATGGACCAGAAAGAACACAAGCTGAATGGAAAGGTCATTGATCCAAAAAGAGCTAAAgccatgaaaacaaaagaacctgttaaaaagatttttgttgGGGGTTTATCTCCAGATACACCTGAGGAGAAAATAAGGGAGTATTTTGGAGGTTTTGGTGAG GTTGAATCAATAGAGCTCCCCATGGACAACAAAACTAACAAGAGGCGTGGATTTTGCTTCATTACTTTCAAGGAGGAGGaaccagtgaagaaaataatggaaaagaaataccaCAATGTTGGGCTTAGTAAA TGTGAAATAAAAGTAGCCATGTCAAAGGAACagtaccagcagcagcagcagtgggggaGTCGAGGAGGATTTGTTGGAAGAGCTCGAGGAAGAGGTGGAG GCCCCAGTCAAAACTGGAACCAGGGATATAGCAACTACTGGAATCAGGGGTATGGGAACTATGGCTACAACAGCCAAGGGTATGGAGGTTATGGAGGATATGACTACACTGGTTACAACAACTACTATGGATATGGTGACTATAGCA ATCAGCAGAGTGGTTATGGGAAAGTATCTCGGCGAGGTGGTCATCAAAATAGCTACAAACCATACTAA
- the HNRNPD gene encoding heterogeneous nuclear ribonucleoprotein D0 isoform X1: protein MSEQQFAMDSAAAGAGGSSVEPAEQPEGLAGAGAGAGGADGGGGGGGGIESEGAKIDASKNEEDEGLSFSVGQIFVNLCSGKLKQSYFAALTGLTDAVIAWKMFIGGLSWDTTKKDLKDYFSKFGEVVDCTLKLDPITGRSRGFGFVLFKESESVDKVMDQKEHKLNGKVIDPKRAKAMKTKEPVKKIFVGGLSPDTPEEKIREYFGGFGEVESIELPMDNKTNKRRGFCFITFKEEEPVKKIMEKKYHNVGLSKCEIKVAMSKEQYQQQQQWGSRGGFVGRARGRGGGPSQNWNQGYSNYWNQGYGNYGYNSQGYGGYGGYDYTGYNNYYGYGDYSNQQSGYGKVSRRGGHQNSYKPY from the exons aTGTCGGAGCAGCAGTTCGCCATGGactcggcggcggcgggcgccggAGGCAGCTCGGTGGAGCCGGCGGAGCAGCCtgaggggctggcgggggccggggccggggcggggggcgccgacgggggaggcggcggcggcggtgggaTCGAGTCGGAGGGAGCCAAGATCGACGCCAGCAAGAACGAGGAGGACGAGGG CCTCAGTTTTTCAGTAGGGCAGATATTTGTCAACCTCTGTAGTGGCAAGCTGAAGCAGTCATATTTTGCCGCTCTAACTGGACTCACAGATGCAGTTATTGCATG gaaaatgtttattGGCGGCCTTAGCTGGGACACTACAAAGAAAGATCTGAAGGACTATTTCTCTAAATTCGGTGAAGTAGTAGACTGTACTCTGAAGTTAGATCCCATCACTGGGCGATCAAGAGGCTTCGGCTTTGTACTCTTCAAAGAATCGGAGAGCGTAGATAAG GTCATGGACCAGAAAGAACACAAGCTGAATGGAAAGGTCATTGATCCAAAAAGAGCTAAAgccatgaaaacaaaagaacctgttaaaaagatttttgttgGGGGTTTATCTCCAGATACACCTGAGGAGAAAATAAGGGAGTATTTTGGAGGTTTTGGTGAG GTTGAATCAATAGAGCTCCCCATGGACAACAAAACTAACAAGAGGCGTGGATTTTGCTTCATTACTTTCAAGGAGGAGGaaccagtgaagaaaataatggaaaagaaataccaCAATGTTGGGCTTAGTAAA TGTGAAATAAAAGTAGCCATGTCAAAGGAACagtaccagcagcagcagcagtgggggaGTCGAGGAGGATTTGTTGGAAGAGCTCGAGGAAGAGGTGGAG GCCCCAGTCAAAACTGGAACCAGGGATATAGCAACTACTGGAATCAGGGGTATGGGAACTATGGCTACAACAGCCAAGGGTATGGAGGTTATGGAGGATATGACTACACTGGTTACAACAACTACTATGGATATGGTGACTATAGCA ATCAGCAGAGTGGTTATGGGAAAGTATCTCGGCGAGGTGGTCATCAAAATAGCTACAAACCATACTAA
- the HNRNPD gene encoding heterogeneous nuclear ribonucleoprotein D0 isoform X4: protein MLLRAGKRDCEPFLSVLLGLSFSVGQIFVNLCSGKLKQSYFAALTGLTDAVIAWKMFIGGLSWDTTKKDLKDYFSKFGEVVDCTLKLDPITGRSRGFGFVLFKESESVDKVMDQKEHKLNGKVIDPKRAKAMKTKEPVKKIFVGGLSPDTPEEKIREYFGGFGEVESIELPMDNKTNKRRGFCFITFKEEEPVKKIMEKKYHNVGLSKCEIKVAMSKEQYQQQQQWGSRGGFVGRARGRGGGPSQNWNQGYSNYWNQGYGNYGYNSQGYGGYGGYDYTGYNNYYGYGDYSNQQSGYGKVSRRGGHQNSYKPY, encoded by the exons ATGTTGCTgagagcagggaagagagaTTGTGAACCTTTTCTGAGTGTTCTGCTAGG CCTCAGTTTTTCAGTAGGGCAGATATTTGTCAACCTCTGTAGTGGCAAGCTGAAGCAGTCATATTTTGCCGCTCTAACTGGACTCACAGATGCAGTTATTGCATG gaaaatgtttattGGCGGCCTTAGCTGGGACACTACAAAGAAAGATCTGAAGGACTATTTCTCTAAATTCGGTGAAGTAGTAGACTGTACTCTGAAGTTAGATCCCATCACTGGGCGATCAAGAGGCTTCGGCTTTGTACTCTTCAAAGAATCGGAGAGCGTAGATAAG GTCATGGACCAGAAAGAACACAAGCTGAATGGAAAGGTCATTGATCCAAAAAGAGCTAAAgccatgaaaacaaaagaacctgttaaaaagatttttgttgGGGGTTTATCTCCAGATACACCTGAGGAGAAAATAAGGGAGTATTTTGGAGGTTTTGGTGAG GTTGAATCAATAGAGCTCCCCATGGACAACAAAACTAACAAGAGGCGTGGATTTTGCTTCATTACTTTCAAGGAGGAGGaaccagtgaagaaaataatggaaaagaaataccaCAATGTTGGGCTTAGTAAA TGTGAAATAAAAGTAGCCATGTCAAAGGAACagtaccagcagcagcagcagtgggggaGTCGAGGAGGATTTGTTGGAAGAGCTCGAGGAAGAGGTGGAG GCCCCAGTCAAAACTGGAACCAGGGATATAGCAACTACTGGAATCAGGGGTATGGGAACTATGGCTACAACAGCCAAGGGTATGGAGGTTATGGAGGATATGACTACACTGGTTACAACAACTACTATGGATATGGTGACTATAGCA ATCAGCAGAGTGGTTATGGGAAAGTATCTCGGCGAGGTGGTCATCAAAATAGCTACAAACCATACTAA
- the HNRNPD gene encoding heterogeneous nuclear ribonucleoprotein D0 isoform X3 — translation MLYRKQSVLTALLGIDGKQQLVAAGCSLSFSVGQIFVNLCSGKLKQSYFAALTGLTDAVIAWKMFIGGLSWDTTKKDLKDYFSKFGEVVDCTLKLDPITGRSRGFGFVLFKESESVDKVMDQKEHKLNGKVIDPKRAKAMKTKEPVKKIFVGGLSPDTPEEKIREYFGGFGEVESIELPMDNKTNKRRGFCFITFKEEEPVKKIMEKKYHNVGLSKCEIKVAMSKEQYQQQQQWGSRGGFVGRARGRGGGPSQNWNQGYSNYWNQGYGNYGYNSQGYGGYGGYDYTGYNNYYGYGDYSNQQSGYGKVSRRGGHQNSYKPY, via the exons ATGCTGTACAGGAAACAAAGTGTTTTGACAGCTCTCTTGGGAATAGACGGAAAACAGCAGCTGGTAGCAGCTGGATGCAG CCTCAGTTTTTCAGTAGGGCAGATATTTGTCAACCTCTGTAGTGGCAAGCTGAAGCAGTCATATTTTGCCGCTCTAACTGGACTCACAGATGCAGTTATTGCATG gaaaatgtttattGGCGGCCTTAGCTGGGACACTACAAAGAAAGATCTGAAGGACTATTTCTCTAAATTCGGTGAAGTAGTAGACTGTACTCTGAAGTTAGATCCCATCACTGGGCGATCAAGAGGCTTCGGCTTTGTACTCTTCAAAGAATCGGAGAGCGTAGATAAG GTCATGGACCAGAAAGAACACAAGCTGAATGGAAAGGTCATTGATCCAAAAAGAGCTAAAgccatgaaaacaaaagaacctgttaaaaagatttttgttgGGGGTTTATCTCCAGATACACCTGAGGAGAAAATAAGGGAGTATTTTGGAGGTTTTGGTGAG GTTGAATCAATAGAGCTCCCCATGGACAACAAAACTAACAAGAGGCGTGGATTTTGCTTCATTACTTTCAAGGAGGAGGaaccagtgaagaaaataatggaaaagaaataccaCAATGTTGGGCTTAGTAAA TGTGAAATAAAAGTAGCCATGTCAAAGGAACagtaccagcagcagcagcagtgggggaGTCGAGGAGGATTTGTTGGAAGAGCTCGAGGAAGAGGTGGAG GCCCCAGTCAAAACTGGAACCAGGGATATAGCAACTACTGGAATCAGGGGTATGGGAACTATGGCTACAACAGCCAAGGGTATGGAGGTTATGGAGGATATGACTACACTGGTTACAACAACTACTATGGATATGGTGACTATAGCA ATCAGCAGAGTGGTTATGGGAAAGTATCTCGGCGAGGTGGTCATCAAAATAGCTACAAACCATACTAA